A section of the Acidobacteriota bacterium genome encodes:
- a CDS encoding GerMN domain-containing protein, producing MIPRHLTLGVAVMLVIVLSMGIYLRQMSRRAAETQRLAVDSRPVAAPASGPTETVTLYVADDATGALHAQAAQIPLPGGRQQRAEELLRALLRIYQQTDSPHPLSPAGDVRSIFLVDPGVAVIDLNAAFADQHRSSILGEQLTVNSLVQTLAANVPGINRVRILVDGNTRETLAGHADLGDFFDVSTVGQVVAQGGQ from the coding sequence ATGATTCCTCGCCACCTTACTCTTGGCGTCGCGGTGATGCTGGTGATCGTGCTGTCGATGGGCATCTACTTGCGCCAAATGAGTCGGAGAGCAGCCGAGACGCAGCGCCTGGCGGTCGATTCTCGTCCCGTCGCTGCGCCCGCCTCAGGCCCCACGGAAACCGTGACTCTGTATGTTGCGGATGACGCGACGGGCGCGCTGCATGCGCAGGCGGCGCAAATTCCGCTGCCGGGGGGACGCCAGCAACGCGCGGAAGAATTGCTGCGGGCCCTGCTGCGTATTTATCAGCAAACGGATTCGCCGCACCCACTGTCCCCCGCAGGCGACGTCCGCAGTATTTTTCTAGTGGATCCCGGTGTGGCGGTGATTGATCTCAATGCGGCTTTTGCCGATCAGCACCGGTCGAGCATCCTCGGAGAGCAGCTGACCGTCAACTCGCTGGTGCAAACGCTGGCGGCCAATGTTCCGGGGATTAACCGAGTGCGAATCCTGGTGGATGGAAACACTCGAGAAACGCTGGCCGGCCACGCAGATCTGGGTGATTTTTTCGATGTGAGTACGGTGGGGCAAGTGGTAGCGCAGGGCGGACAGTAA
- a CDS encoding PAS domain-containing protein yields the protein MWVYDVQTLRFLEVNDATVRAYGYSRREFMTMTLIDIRPTEDIKPFLRDWEHPHESTAEKWRHVGKDGKAFPVLITSWELTFQGRKAELILARRDVPTPARVAESETTKTYPPQQKSKSATTNP from the coding sequence ATGTGGGTTTATGACGTTCAGACGCTCCGGTTTCTCGAAGTAAACGATGCTACCGTGCGAGCGTATGGTTATTCACGCCGCGAGTTCATGACCATGACCCTGATCGACATCCGCCCCACTGAAGACATCAAGCCCTTTCTGCGCGACTGGGAACATCCTCACGAGAGCACTGCGGAAAAGTGGAGACATGTCGGGAAGGATGGCAAAGCGTTCCCGGTCCTAATTACGAGTTGGGAGCTGACCTTCCAGGGAAGGAAGGCAGAACTTATTTTGGCCAGGCGCGACGTACCTACTCCGGCGCGTGTGGCTGAAAGCGAGACGACAAAAACCTATCCGCCTCAGCAGAAGAGCAAGAGCGCTACCACGAATCCCTAA
- a CDS encoding NUDIX domain-containing protein gives MSAGESRLPGVLGRSIKPSRRFFRLEHLQQLRGSEQVASVCYRVRRNEIEFLLVQTSGGRWIFPKGSAEPGLTHAQAAALEAFEEAGVHGRMEERSFTQYVRPQKGSDSSAIPTTVNVHLCEVLWLDPPQEAGRNPTWFSVEKAKRRLQQDRNTDFGDALAEVLDRAVNRIQRIT, from the coding sequence ATGAGTGCTGGCGAATCCCGCTTGCCGGGCGTCTTGGGGAGGTCCATCAAACCGTCAAGGCGGTTTTTTCGGCTGGAACACCTGCAGCAGCTCCGAGGATCAGAGCAGGTAGCCTCCGTCTGCTATCGTGTCCGCAGGAACGAGATCGAATTCCTACTAGTCCAAACCAGTGGTGGCCGTTGGATTTTCCCCAAAGGCAGCGCCGAACCTGGACTAACCCACGCCCAAGCCGCCGCCCTCGAAGCGTTCGAGGAAGCCGGCGTCCACGGCCGCATGGAAGAAAGGTCCTTTACCCAGTACGTCCGGCCGCAAAAGGGCTCCGACTCTTCCGCAATCCCCACGACCGTCAATGTCCATCTCTGCGAAGTGCTGTGGCTCGACCCTCCGCAGGAAGCGGGTCGCAATCCCACCTGGTTTTCGGTCGAGAAAGCGAAACGCCGTTTGCAGCAGGATCGCAATACGGATTTCGGCGACGCTCTGGCGGAAGTGCTGGACCGTGCAGTGAACAGAATTCAGCGAATAACTTAG
- a CDS encoding cold-shock protein: MEQGTVKWFNDAKGYGFLSRNSGEDVFVHFSAIQSSGFKSLQEGAAVQFDVTKGPKGLQAENVQLL; this comes from the coding sequence ATGGAACAAGGAACAGTGAAGTGGTTTAACGATGCGAAGGGATACGGCTTTCTGAGCCGTAACAGTGGAGAGGACGTATTCGTCCATTTCTCCGCGATCCAGTCGTCCGGCTTCAAGAGCCTTCAGGAAGGCGCAGCCGTACAGTTCGACGTGACCAAAGGACCGAAAGGTCTGCAAGCCGAAAACGTTCAGCTCCTGTAA
- a CDS encoding PD40 domain-containing protein: MLDIQGFPRSANFYHQKYWLDAFRGASAKKDSQLTFPSLFRPTCMDIVVRRFHRLPRQIAIVLLLVFLPLLCLAQRGAMTLGYQLTHVDTGEPFPSPDGRKIVFEISIAGVYQLFIMNPDGTGQVQITHDPANHDTPAWSPDGRKIAYAGDKTKHSVIYTINSDGTGEERITDDKHEYIHPSWSADGSKIIYCSDDDLKPPAKNASEIFSIDLKTKQVTTLISGGTNTYPSWSTDGQKIVFRRMLGEMNSEVFVANGDGSDPHNLSNHPAFDGWPAWSPDGKRIAFGSNRNANYQIFIMNADGTEPRLLANTEGRATEPRWSPDGRTVYFTVCKKVDFGGDCQVFVAQVDQRVRP; the protein is encoded by the coding sequence GTGCTGGATATCCAAGGATTCCCTCGATCAGCGAATTTCTACCACCAGAAATACTGGCTGGATGCGTTCCGCGGCGCAAGTGCGAAGAAGGATTCCCAACTCACATTTCCGTCACTTTTCCGTCCAACCTGCATGGATATCGTCGTTCGTCGGTTCCATCGCCTTCCACGTCAAATCGCCATCGTTCTCCTGCTGGTGTTTCTCCCTCTGCTTTGCCTGGCGCAGCGCGGAGCGATGACACTTGGATATCAACTCACGCACGTCGATACCGGAGAACCATTCCCCTCACCCGACGGAAGGAAGATTGTGTTTGAGATCAGCATTGCCGGCGTCTACCAGCTCTTCATCATGAATCCCGACGGCACCGGCCAGGTACAGATCACGCATGACCCAGCCAATCACGACACTCCGGCGTGGTCTCCCGACGGCCGCAAGATCGCGTACGCTGGCGACAAGACCAAGCACTCCGTCATCTACACCATCAATTCCGACGGCACCGGCGAGGAGCGCATCACGGATGACAAGCATGAATACATTCATCCAAGTTGGTCAGCCGATGGCAGCAAGATCATCTACTGCTCCGATGACGACCTGAAGCCGCCTGCCAAGAACGCTTCCGAGATTTTCAGCATTGACCTCAAGACGAAACAAGTGACGACGCTCATCTCAGGCGGAACGAACACCTATCCTTCATGGTCAACCGACGGGCAGAAGATCGTTTTCCGGCGCATGCTCGGCGAGATGAATTCGGAAGTATTCGTCGCCAACGGTGATGGGTCAGATCCGCACAACCTGAGCAATCATCCCGCATTTGACGGGTGGCCCGCATGGTCTCCCGATGGCAAGCGCATTGCCTTTGGATCGAACCGCAACGCCAATTACCAGATATTCATCATGAATGCCGACGGGACGGAACCCCGCCTCCTCGCCAACACCGAAGGCCGAGCCACCGAACCCCGCTGGTCGCCAGACGGCCGAACCGTTTACTTCACCGTCTGCAAGAAAGTCGACTTTGGCGGGGACTGCCAGGTTTTTGTAGCGCAGGTCGATCAACGCGTTCGCCCCTGA
- the rph gene encoding ribonuclease PH, which yields MIFRSDNRTPDQIRPVVITPDFISTAEGSALIEIGNTRVICTASVEETVPSFLRNSGKGWISSEYGMLPRATLTRTAREAAKGRASGRTHEIQRLIGRSLRAVVDLKRLGERTIWIDCDVIQADGGTRTASISGAFVALGLALQRLVEAGTLTSAPIRDYVAAISVGIVDGEVLLDLAYEEDSRADVDMNVVMTAGNKIVELQATAEHQVFDDAQLAKMMSLARQGIQSLIAKQQALLGKLTLRQ from the coding sequence ATGATCTTTCGCAGCGATAACCGCACTCCTGACCAGATTCGTCCTGTCGTCATCACTCCTGATTTCATTTCCACAGCCGAAGGTTCGGCGCTCATTGAAATTGGCAACACGCGCGTGATCTGCACGGCTTCAGTAGAAGAGACAGTGCCATCTTTCTTGCGCAACTCGGGTAAGGGATGGATTTCCAGTGAATATGGCATGTTGCCGCGCGCCACATTGACACGCACCGCGCGTGAGGCCGCGAAAGGGCGGGCCAGTGGACGCACGCACGAGATCCAGCGCCTGATTGGACGTTCCCTGCGCGCGGTGGTGGATCTGAAACGGCTGGGCGAACGCACCATCTGGATTGATTGCGACGTGATCCAGGCGGATGGCGGCACGCGTACTGCTTCGATCTCGGGGGCATTTGTGGCGCTCGGCCTCGCCCTGCAAAGACTTGTCGAAGCGGGGACACTGACTTCGGCCCCGATCCGGGATTATGTTGCGGCCATCAGCGTGGGGATTGTCGACGGCGAAGTTTTACTGGATCTTGCCTATGAAGAAGACTCACGCGCTGATGTCGATATGAACGTGGTAATGACGGCCGGGAACAAGATTGTCGAGTTGCAGGCGACCGCCGAGCATCAGGTTTTCGACGACGCGCAGCTGGCGAAGATGATGTCGCTGGCACGGCAAGGGATCCAGTCATTGATCGCGAAACAGCAGGCTCTGCTGGGGAAATTGACGCTGCGGCAGTAG
- a CDS encoding dipeptidase has protein sequence MASPAIDFARNNQQRFLSELKDLLRIPSISTLDEHKGDVQKAADFVANELRRIGMQNVEMIPTKGHPLIYADWLHAPGKPTVLMYAHYDVQPPDPVDEWHTPPFEPTERNNNIYARGAVDDKGQLWMEVKALEALLQVHEGKLPINVKVIFEGEEEVGGESIAEYVRKQKAKLKADFALVCDTELFAPNLPTLCVGLRGLVYTEIEAFGAKTDLHSGMYGGAAPNPFFALIEIIGKLKDSKGKILIPGFYKGVKAPTKDELKAWKRLPFNEEHYRKTEVGSKVLTGEPGYSALYRTWARPTLEVHGMPGGFVAPGAKTVIPAKASAKVSMRLVPNQDPNDILKRYTAFVKKLTPKGIDLKIKVWSKGPACVVGTDNRFIKAATEALHDTFKKDTVFIRSGGSIPIVTDFQDVLKIPSVMMGFGLPDDNLHAPNEKFHIPNFHRGIETICTFFEKLG, from the coding sequence ATGGCTTCCCCGGCAATTGATTTCGCACGCAATAATCAACAACGGTTTCTTAGCGAATTGAAAGATCTACTGCGCATCCCCAGCATCAGCACACTCGACGAACACAAGGGTGACGTCCAGAAAGCGGCGGACTTTGTTGCCAATGAATTGCGCCGCATCGGCATGCAGAATGTCGAAATGATTCCGACCAAAGGGCATCCGCTGATCTATGCGGACTGGCTCCACGCTCCCGGCAAGCCGACCGTATTAATGTATGCGCACTATGACGTGCAGCCGCCTGATCCAGTGGATGAGTGGCATACGCCTCCGTTTGAGCCGACCGAGCGCAATAACAATATCTATGCGCGCGGCGCGGTCGACGACAAAGGCCAGCTCTGGATGGAAGTGAAAGCGCTTGAGGCTCTCCTCCAGGTGCATGAGGGCAAGCTTCCGATCAATGTGAAAGTGATCTTTGAAGGCGAAGAAGAAGTGGGTGGAGAGTCCATCGCCGAGTACGTCCGTAAACAGAAAGCGAAGTTGAAAGCGGACTTCGCGCTGGTCTGCGATACGGAACTGTTCGCTCCGAATCTTCCGACGTTGTGCGTGGGATTGCGCGGGCTGGTCTACACCGAGATCGAAGCCTTCGGCGCAAAAACTGATCTGCACTCGGGCATGTACGGCGGCGCAGCTCCGAATCCTTTCTTCGCGCTGATCGAGATCATTGGCAAGCTGAAAGACTCGAAGGGCAAGATCCTCATCCCCGGCTTTTACAAGGGCGTAAAAGCTCCCACCAAAGATGAACTGAAGGCGTGGAAGCGGCTGCCGTTCAACGAAGAGCACTATCGCAAGACGGAAGTGGGATCGAAGGTGCTGACCGGCGAGCCTGGATATTCGGCGCTCTATCGGACGTGGGCACGTCCCACGCTGGAAGTGCATGGCATGCCGGGCGGATTCGTCGCTCCGGGCGCGAAGACGGTGATTCCGGCGAAGGCGTCCGCGAAAGTTTCGATGCGGCTGGTGCCGAACCAGGATCCGAATGACATCCTGAAACGCTACACGGCGTTTGTGAAGAAACTAACGCCGAAGGGCATCGATCTGAAGATCAAAGTGTGGAGCAAAGGGCCAGCATGCGTCGTCGGCACCGATAACCGCTTCATCAAGGCTGCCACCGAAGCCCTGCATGACACGTTCAAGAAAGACACTGTGTTCATCCGCTCGGGCGGATCGATTCCAATCGTCACGGATTTTCAGGATGTGCTGAAGATTCCATCGGTCATGATGGGCTTCGGGCTCCCCGATGACAATCTGCACGCGCCGAACGAGAAGTTTCATATCCCCAATTTCCATCGCGGGATTGAGACGATTTGTACGTTCTTCGAGAAGTTGGGGTAA
- a CDS encoding TonB-dependent receptor yields the protein MHSYFRLLGAVLFILSNSIAFASSSWTGTLHDVAGSLVPGATVILTDASAKPAYTTTTTSNGEFTFSNIAEAKYGLSVTTPSATFRSASAIDVKDGVHFPPVLQLSTADKGLVYLQELGPATLQASGGERLSGSEVSSLPLNSRDFSKLLLLAAGTMTDANGAANFTQQFAVNGQRGSTTVFSMDGVETTDPEMGGATFSNFNVDAIQEVQSSSGVMLPEIGHGAAGYTNVVTRSGTNAIHGSMFEFSRNASLDARNYFDHVGLDHRRIPAFIRNEFGGAVGGPVVLPAYNGRDRTYFFGEYQGFRQILGTTQVFPVPTEAERNGTVNVCFPNNAGGCDPDTLTVPVADAIQPVLHAYPLPNDPAGPYGDRTFATSSKVKTVTDQFSIRVDHRLSDKAQLFTRFSLNQVTGPVTNPDQTALDPSFAIQFFDHQRNAGVSYARTISPHLSFQTSLGYIRSTPFFPAANHTQPAILFGDGLLSAYGAPAGSIYGSYSNLYQLKHDMTGIRGNHTFKWGVEIRVNRDSTIFGVTPNGAYSFGGGTAYYAPNDPEAPPIISASGTHNINPGDPLPDSLTGLLTATPYSYNVVAVAEFTPIGGKFDEAGVRREAYNFYFQDAWKATPRLTISYGLRYEINSRIHEATKRTSLPFFVDAEGKPTSYWNHQASYKFVVNPDPPYHKDWNGWGPRVAVDYAFSDHTVLHAGGAITTRLSNLWQENSLTAAIPFVFNPFFTAEPTTAVPFSNSVVPEPLPPPYDLEGNLIFPNNRSTDAKPNTVMDLARFQRDVANQTPGGQTQLPVVYGIANNFRNGYIGSYTLGIDHDFFRDFKATAAYVATVGIHLPEPFFPNSYTGADPAFAPFTTFDDAGNRTGGLGQVGIITSDSHSSYHALQMSLTKNSARAGIGLQASYTYSKSIDDTSSVIGGSIAGAGVVLQTAPQNPWDPRAEKGASTFDVTHVFTVSWIQLLPFDRVGFLRPLGKTLTSGWQFLNITTLMTGSPFTVYSGVQQTGAGAGGSDRPDLASTPHFSTSRAVRADYFGRGADNASFFNIPINLSDGTGPNHGRFGTLGRSTFRGPGFHNFDVALIKDTPFGRRGNAEFGTVEFRAEFFNVFNIVNFGLPSNVVRGSGFGLISKTAGSSRQIQFSVKMIF from the coding sequence ATGCACTCTTATTTCCGCCTGCTTGGGGCGGTGCTCTTTATTCTCTCGAATTCGATCGCGTTCGCGTCTTCTTCCTGGACTGGCACGTTGCACGACGTTGCCGGCAGCCTTGTTCCGGGTGCAACCGTCATCCTGACCGACGCTTCTGCAAAGCCCGCGTACACGACCACAACCACGTCCAATGGAGAGTTCACCTTCTCCAATATCGCCGAAGCCAAATACGGACTCTCAGTAACCACGCCGTCGGCTACATTCAGATCCGCAAGCGCGATCGATGTTAAGGACGGCGTGCACTTCCCACCCGTCCTGCAACTGTCGACCGCTGATAAGGGCCTCGTCTATCTACAGGAACTAGGCCCCGCCACGTTACAGGCCAGTGGCGGAGAGCGGCTCTCCGGTTCCGAGGTTTCCAGCTTGCCGCTGAACTCGCGGGACTTCAGCAAACTCCTGTTGCTCGCCGCCGGCACCATGACCGACGCCAACGGCGCGGCCAACTTCACACAGCAGTTCGCGGTCAACGGACAGCGCGGCTCCACCACCGTTTTTTCCATGGACGGTGTGGAGACCACCGATCCCGAGATGGGCGGCGCCACATTTTCCAATTTCAACGTCGACGCCATTCAGGAAGTGCAGTCAAGCTCTGGCGTGATGCTGCCTGAAATCGGTCACGGCGCGGCCGGATACACCAACGTGGTCACGCGCTCGGGCACGAATGCGATTCACGGCAGCATGTTTGAATTTTCCCGCAACGCATCGCTCGATGCCCGCAACTACTTCGACCACGTCGGCCTTGACCATCGCCGCATCCCGGCGTTCATCCGCAATGAATTCGGCGGAGCGGTTGGCGGGCCCGTGGTGCTTCCCGCCTACAACGGACGCGATCGCACATACTTCTTCGGCGAGTATCAGGGATTCCGACAGATCCTCGGCACCACGCAAGTCTTCCCGGTGCCGACCGAAGCCGAACGCAATGGCACTGTGAACGTCTGCTTCCCGAATAACGCGGGCGGTTGCGATCCTGACACGCTCACCGTACCTGTCGCTGATGCGATCCAGCCGGTTCTTCATGCCTATCCGCTACCGAACGATCCGGCTGGACCATACGGCGACCGCACGTTCGCGACTTCGTCGAAGGTCAAAACTGTCACGGATCAATTTTCCATTCGCGTGGACCATCGCCTCTCGGACAAAGCGCAGCTCTTCACGCGCTTCAGTCTGAATCAAGTGACTGGGCCAGTTACGAATCCCGACCAGACGGCTCTCGATCCCAGTTTTGCGATTCAGTTCTTCGATCACCAGCGCAACGCCGGCGTGAGCTACGCGCGCACGATCAGCCCGCATCTCAGTTTTCAAACTTCTCTCGGATACATCCGCAGTACGCCATTTTTTCCGGCCGCGAATCACACGCAACCGGCAATTCTTTTCGGCGACGGACTGCTCTCTGCCTACGGCGCTCCGGCAGGATCGATCTACGGTTCCTATTCCAACCTCTACCAGTTGAAGCACGACATGACCGGCATCCGCGGCAACCATACCTTCAAATGGGGTGTGGAGATTCGCGTGAACCGCGATTCGACGATCTTCGGTGTGACGCCAAACGGCGCGTACTCCTTCGGCGGCGGGACCGCCTATTACGCGCCGAATGACCCCGAGGCGCCACCCATCATTTCAGCCAGTGGAACGCACAACATCAATCCCGGCGACCCCCTGCCTGATTCACTCACGGGCCTGCTCACTGCGACACCTTACTCGTACAACGTCGTTGCGGTGGCCGAGTTCACTCCCATCGGTGGCAAGTTCGATGAAGCCGGAGTCCGACGCGAAGCCTACAATTTCTATTTTCAGGATGCCTGGAAAGCCACTCCGCGCCTCACCATTTCCTACGGACTGCGTTACGAGATCAACAGCCGCATCCACGAAGCGACCAAGAGAACGTCGCTGCCATTTTTTGTCGACGCAGAGGGGAAGCCCACGTCGTACTGGAATCACCAGGCCAGTTACAAATTTGTCGTGAACCCTGATCCGCCCTACCACAAAGACTGGAACGGCTGGGGCCCGCGCGTGGCGGTGGACTACGCTTTCTCGGACCACACCGTCCTTCATGCTGGCGGGGCCATCACCACGCGCCTCTCCAACCTGTGGCAGGAAAATTCTCTGACCGCGGCAATTCCGTTCGTCTTCAACCCGTTCTTTACTGCCGAGCCGACCACTGCCGTTCCGTTCTCGAATTCCGTGGTGCCCGAGCCGTTGCCGCCGCCTTACGATCTCGAGGGCAATCTGATTTTTCCGAATAACCGCAGCACCGATGCAAAACCAAACACCGTGATGGACCTGGCGCGCTTTCAACGAGACGTTGCCAACCAGACGCCCGGCGGCCAAACTCAATTGCCCGTTGTCTATGGGATCGCAAACAATTTTCGCAACGGCTACATTGGCAGCTACACGCTCGGTATCGATCACGACTTTTTTCGTGATTTCAAAGCCACCGCTGCCTACGTAGCGACGGTCGGAATTCATCTGCCGGAGCCGTTTTTCCCCAATAGCTATACCGGAGCCGATCCCGCATTTGCGCCCTTCACTACGTTCGATGACGCCGGAAACCGCACCGGCGGGCTTGGCCAGGTCGGCATCATCACCAGTGATTCCCACTCTAGCTATCACGCGCTACAAATGAGCTTGACCAAAAATTCTGCGCGCGCCGGAATCGGATTGCAGGCCAGCTACACCTATTCCAAGTCGATCGATGACACCAGTTCCGTGATTGGAGGTTCGATCGCGGGTGCAGGAGTCGTTCTGCAAACCGCGCCACAGAACCCGTGGGATCCGCGCGCCGAGAAGGGCGCTTCTACTTTTGACGTGACCCACGTCTTCACGGTCAGCTGGATCCAGTTGCTGCCCTTCGACCGCGTTGGGTTTCTACGGCCTCTGGGAAAGACGCTGACATCCGGATGGCAGTTCCTGAACATCACGACTCTGATGACCGGCTCGCCCTTCACCGTTTATTCAGGGGTCCAGCAGACCGGCGCGGGAGCCGGCGGTTCCGATCGTCCCGACCTGGCCTCGACGCCGCACTTCTCAACTAGCCGTGCCGTGCGTGCAGACTATTTCGGTCGCGGCGCCGACAACGCTTCCTTCTTCAACATTCCCATCAACCTCTCGGACGGCACCGGACCCAATCACGGCCGCTTCGGGACTCTAGGCCGCAGTACCTTTCGCGGACCCGGCTTTCACAACTTCGATGTCGCCCTGATCAAGGACACACCTTTCGGACGCCGCGGCAACGCGGAATTCGGCACAGTGGAATTTCGTGCCGAGTTCTTTAACGTTTTCAATATCGTGAATTTCGGATTGCCATCGAACGTCGTCCGTGGCAGCGGCTTCGGTCTGATCAGCAAGACGGCTGGATCGTCGCGGCAGATTCAGTTTTCGGTGAAGATGATCTTCTAG
- a CDS encoding MmcQ/YjbR family DNA-binding protein, which yields MNASDFRRIALSLDGAEEGSHMGAVDFRVGGRIFATLAAQKQGYGNLMLTVEQQEEFVRELPEVFLPIPGGWGRMGMTHIRLAQAGEEVLAGALRAAWILRVEKNKKPKKKTGGGRKR from the coding sequence ATGAATGCATCCGATTTCAGGCGGATTGCTTTGAGCCTTGACGGAGCCGAGGAAGGCTCGCACATGGGAGCGGTAGATTTCCGTGTGGGTGGCAGGATCTTCGCGACCCTCGCCGCGCAGAAACAAGGCTACGGGAACTTGATGCTGACCGTGGAACAGCAGGAGGAATTCGTCCGGGAGTTACCGGAGGTGTTCCTGCCGATTCCGGGTGGATGGGGCAGGATGGGAATGACCCACATCCGACTCGCACAGGCGGGAGAAGAAGTCCTAGCCGGTGCTCTGCGAGCCGCGTGGATTCTCAGAGTAGAAAAGAACAAGAAGCCGAAAAAGAAGACTGGCGGCGGGAGAAAACGATAG
- a CDS encoding esterase family protein: MIALAMGTLGFGQGVSPTPLTKHADPPTRDPHTPGYVTAKELPDGSVPPVNVDGNFIIGPTHDIAPGVSAHNGATNSLPNGAVIEFTMNSVDSRIYPGIARDANTFGIVDPKDPARLVVTTSHPAPYTRKVAVYVPKQYVGGSVAPFIVGTDGPDWLLFSVLDSLIAQRKLPAMIAISIDNGSGDAQGSQRGLEYDTMSGVYAEFVEKEVLPRVEAAAHVKLTKDPDGRATTGGSSGGSCALIMAWYHPELYHRVLTYSGTFINQQWPYDPRTPHGAWEFHEHLIPDNPAKPIRIWMEVGDRDLFNPNVMRDNMHDWVLANEKMVTVLAAKGYHYQFVFARNAWHVDRAVREQTLAEALEYLWQGYGDAAAKK, encoded by the coding sequence ATGATTGCCCTGGCAATGGGTACGCTAGGGTTCGGCCAAGGTGTTTCGCCAACACCACTTACGAAACACGCTGATCCACCAACGCGCGATCCGCACACTCCCGGCTACGTGACTGCGAAGGAGTTGCCCGATGGATCGGTCCCTCCGGTAAATGTGGACGGCAACTTCATCATCGGACCGACTCACGATATTGCTCCAGGAGTCTCCGCGCACAACGGCGCGACCAATTCCCTGCCGAACGGCGCCGTGATTGAGTTCACGATGAACTCAGTGGACAGCAGGATTTATCCCGGTATTGCGCGGGATGCAAATACGTTTGGGATCGTCGATCCGAAAGATCCGGCACGTCTGGTGGTTACGACCAGCCATCCGGCGCCGTATACGCGGAAGGTGGCGGTGTATGTACCGAAGCAGTATGTAGGGGGCAGCGTTGCGCCGTTCATCGTTGGGACGGACGGGCCGGACTGGTTGCTCTTTTCTGTTCTGGATTCCCTGATCGCACAACGCAAGCTTCCGGCAATGATTGCAATCTCGATCGACAACGGCAGCGGAGACGCGCAGGGTAGCCAGCGCGGGTTGGAGTACGACACGATGTCCGGCGTGTATGCCGAGTTTGTGGAGAAGGAAGTTTTGCCGCGGGTCGAAGCCGCGGCGCACGTGAAGCTCACAAAAGATCCCGACGGCCGCGCCACCACCGGCGGCAGTTCAGGAGGTTCGTGCGCGCTCATCATGGCCTGGTATCACCCGGAGCTCTATCACCGGGTGCTGACCTACTCGGGGACTTTTATCAACCAGCAGTGGCCGTACGATCCGCGGACGCCGCATGGGGCGTGGGAATTTCATGAGCATCTGATCCCCGACAATCCAGCGAAGCCGATTCGAATCTGGATGGAAGTGGGCGACCGGGATCTTTTCAATCCGAACGTGATGCGCGACAACATGCACGACTGGGTGCTTGCCAACGAAAAGATGGTGACGGTACTCGCCGCCAAGGGATATCACTATCAGTTTGTGTTTGCCCGGAATGCGTGGCACGTGGATCGCGCCGTCCGAGAGCAGACGCTGGCGGAAGCGCTGGAATATCTGTGGCAGGGGTATGGAGATGCAGCGGCTAAGAAGTGA